Proteins from a genomic interval of Rhodococcus rhodochrous:
- a CDS encoding sugar O-acetyltransferase, giving the protein MGEQKERMLAGELYIADDPELAADALRAALLTEKYNASSAADPDVRRALLEELFDSIGDDVEIRPPLQVDYGYRITVGNGTFVNFGAIMLDVAPITIGSDVQIGPNVQLLTPTHPLDPDLRRAKWESAQPITIGDNVWLGGGAIVGPGVTIGENTVVGAGAVVTRDLPPNVVATGVPARVTRRL; this is encoded by the coding sequence GTGGGCGAGCAGAAGGAGCGGATGCTGGCCGGCGAACTCTACATCGCCGACGATCCCGAACTCGCCGCCGACGCGCTCCGGGCAGCGCTGCTGACCGAGAAGTACAACGCGTCGAGCGCAGCGGATCCGGATGTGCGTCGCGCGCTACTCGAGGAGTTGTTCGACTCGATCGGTGACGACGTGGAGATCCGGCCGCCACTGCAGGTGGACTACGGGTACCGGATCACCGTGGGGAACGGAACATTCGTCAACTTCGGCGCCATCATGCTCGACGTCGCGCCGATCACGATCGGCTCGGACGTGCAGATCGGCCCGAACGTACAACTCCTCACCCCCACTCATCCGCTCGATCCCGATCTCCGCCGCGCGAAGTGGGAATCGGCGCAACCGATCACGATCGGCGACAACGTGTGGCTCGGCGGTGGCGCCATCGTCGGACCGGGCGTCACGATCGGCGAGAACACCGTCGTGGGAGCCGGTGCGGTGGTCACACGCGACCTACCGCCGAACGTCGTGGCGACGGGCGTACCCGCGCGGGTGACGCGCCGGCTCTGA
- a CDS encoding ABC transporter ATP-binding protein, which produces MADITYRNASCIYENSDTFAVDSLNLDIEDGEFVVLVGPSGSGKSTALRMLAGLEDIDEGSISIGGKDMTGVPSKDRDIAMVFQNYALYPNKTVAENMGFALKMRGVSAEERRRKVEEAAKILDLTQFLDRKPAKLSGGQRQRVAMGRAIVREPQVFCMDEPLSNLDAKLRVQTRTEIAALQRRLGTTTVYVTHDQVEAMTMGDRVAVLKNGVLQQFSSPTELYDRPANAFVAGFIGSPSMNLLRAKVVDDGVVVGSTVIPVERDRIARLHSAGIEEVTAGIRPEDFEIADEGVEAVVELVEELGSESYLYTRVPGTGDQVVARALVRTPARLADTVHLRKREGTVHLFHVDTGERVGD; this is translated from the coding sequence ATGGCCGACATCACCTACCGCAACGCCTCGTGCATCTACGAGAACTCCGACACCTTCGCGGTCGATTCGCTGAACCTCGACATCGAGGACGGCGAGTTCGTGGTCCTCGTCGGACCGTCCGGATCCGGCAAGAGCACCGCGCTGCGCATGCTCGCCGGGCTCGAGGACATCGACGAGGGATCGATCTCCATCGGCGGCAAGGACATGACCGGTGTTCCGTCGAAGGACCGCGACATCGCGATGGTCTTCCAGAACTACGCGCTGTACCCGAACAAGACGGTCGCCGAGAACATGGGCTTCGCCCTCAAGATGCGCGGCGTGAGCGCCGAGGAGCGTCGCCGCAAGGTCGAGGAGGCGGCGAAGATCCTGGACCTGACCCAGTTCCTCGACCGCAAGCCGGCCAAGCTGTCGGGTGGTCAGCGCCAGCGCGTGGCGATGGGACGCGCGATCGTGCGTGAGCCGCAGGTGTTCTGCATGGACGAGCCGTTGTCGAACCTCGATGCGAAGCTGCGCGTGCAGACCCGCACCGAGATCGCGGCGCTGCAACGCCGTCTCGGCACCACCACCGTCTACGTCACCCACGACCAGGTCGAGGCGATGACGATGGGCGATCGCGTCGCCGTCCTGAAGAACGGTGTACTGCAGCAGTTCTCCAGCCCCACCGAACTCTACGACCGCCCCGCCAACGCGTTCGTCGCCGGTTTCATCGGCTCACCGTCGATGAACCTGCTCCGCGCGAAGGTCGTCGACGACGGAGTGGTCGTGGGCAGCACCGTCATCCCCGTCGAACGCGACCGCATCGCGCGACTGCACTCCGCAGGCATCGAGGAGGTCACCGCCGGGATCCGGCCGGAGGACTTCGAGATCGCCGACGAGGGCGTCGAAGCCGTCGTCGAACTCGTCGAGGAACTCGGCAGCGAGTCGTACCTGTACACGCGGGTGCCCGGCACCGGCGATCAGGTGGTCGCGCGGGCCTTGGTCCGCACCCCCGCACGCCTCGCCGACACCGTGCACCTGCGCAAGCGCGAAGGTACGGTGCACCTGTTCCACGTCGACACCGGAGAGCGAGTGGGCGACTGA
- a CDS encoding carbohydrate ABC transporter permease: MSTTATEPQASDTTAPTGRVMRTARKRKNRKFNPWGVVAWIAAIGFFFPVFWMVLTAFKQEADAYSDPPKFFFTPTLDQFRAVFETGVGTALLNSAFATIVSTVLVLLLGVPAAFALSLRPVKKTKDVLFFFISTKMLPIVAAIIPLYVIVANVGLLDNIWALIILYTAMNLPIAVWMMRSFFLEVPGELLEAASMDGASLWTAVRELILPLVSPGIAATALICVIFSWNEFFFAVNLTAVQAQTIPVFLVGFITGEGLYWARLSAAATMAALPVVLAGWLAQNKLVRGLSFGAIK; the protein is encoded by the coding sequence ATGAGCACCACGGCCACGGAGCCGCAGGCTTCGGACACCACGGCACCGACCGGCCGTGTCATGCGCACGGCCCGGAAACGCAAGAACCGCAAGTTCAATCCCTGGGGCGTGGTCGCGTGGATCGCCGCCATCGGATTCTTCTTCCCGGTCTTCTGGATGGTGCTCACCGCCTTCAAGCAGGAGGCCGACGCCTACTCCGACCCACCGAAGTTCTTCTTCACCCCCACCCTCGACCAGTTCCGGGCGGTGTTCGAGACCGGGGTGGGCACGGCCCTGCTCAACTCGGCCTTCGCGACCATCGTCTCGACGGTGCTGGTCCTGCTGCTCGGCGTGCCGGCGGCCTTCGCGCTGTCGCTGCGGCCGGTGAAGAAGACCAAGGACGTGCTGTTCTTCTTCATCAGCACGAAAATGCTGCCCATCGTCGCCGCGATCATCCCGCTGTACGTGATCGTCGCGAACGTCGGCCTGCTCGACAACATCTGGGCGCTGATCATCCTCTACACGGCGATGAACCTGCCGATCGCGGTATGGATGATGCGGTCGTTCTTCCTCGAAGTACCGGGCGAGCTGCTCGAGGCGGCGAGCATGGACGGCGCGAGCTTGTGGACGGCGGTGCGCGAGCTGATCCTGCCGCTCGTCTCCCCCGGCATCGCCGCGACCGCCCTGATCTGCGTGATCTTCTCGTGGAACGAGTTCTTCTTCGCCGTCAACCTGACCGCCGTCCAGGCGCAGACGATCCCCGTCTTCCTCGTCGGTTTCATCACCGGTGAGGGCCTGTACTGGGCCCGGCTGTCCGCCGCCGCGACGATGGCGGCGCTGCCCGTCGTGCTCGCGGGCTGGCTCGCCCAGAACAAGCTCGTGCGCGGCCTGTCGTTCGGCGCCATCAAGTAG
- a CDS encoding carbohydrate ABC transporter permease produces the protein MTAPAAQRPAPDTDERIRAVREAKEEQISRAEGWRRRGPLLPALIFTIVVTQVPFVFTLYYSTQSWNLVSPGSRRFVGLQNYVDVFQDSQFWQVALNTVILIVGTVLISVVLGLLLALLLDRAFLGRGIARTLLITPFLVTPVASALIWKTSMFDPVFGIVNFVLSPFGVEQVDWVSRFPLPAVMVALVWQWTPFMMLLILAGLQSMPRDILEAGRVDGAGAFALFRELTLPHLRRFIELGTVLGAIYLVNTFDAIYMMTQGGPGTASSNLPFYIYQRAFLGFDIGQAAAMGVVVVIGTIVIATFALRLIFTSFTGKEEAA, from the coding sequence ATGACCGCACCTGCAGCGCAGCGTCCCGCGCCGGACACCGACGAGCGCATCCGCGCCGTACGGGAAGCGAAGGAGGAGCAGATCTCGCGGGCCGAGGGATGGCGCCGCCGTGGACCCTTGCTCCCGGCCCTGATCTTCACGATCGTGGTCACGCAGGTCCCGTTCGTGTTCACGCTCTACTACTCGACCCAGTCGTGGAACCTCGTCAGCCCCGGCTCCCGCCGGTTCGTCGGGCTCCAGAACTACGTCGACGTCTTCCAGGACAGCCAGTTCTGGCAGGTCGCCCTGAACACGGTGATCCTCATCGTCGGTACGGTCCTGATCTCCGTGGTACTCGGACTGCTCCTCGCGCTCCTGCTCGACCGGGCGTTCCTCGGACGCGGTATCGCACGGACCCTGCTCATCACGCCGTTCCTCGTCACCCCGGTCGCCAGTGCGCTGATCTGGAAGACGTCGATGTTCGATCCCGTCTTCGGCATCGTCAACTTCGTCCTCTCCCCGTTCGGGGTCGAGCAGGTCGACTGGGTGAGCCGGTTCCCGCTTCCGGCCGTGATGGTCGCCCTGGTGTGGCAGTGGACGCCGTTCATGATGCTGCTCATCCTCGCCGGCCTGCAGTCGATGCCCCGCGACATCCTCGAGGCCGGCCGCGTCGACGGCGCCGGAGCGTTCGCATTGTTCCGCGAACTGACGCTGCCGCACCTGCGCCGGTTCATCGAACTCGGCACCGTTCTCGGCGCGATCTACCTGGTGAACACGTTCGACGCGATCTACATGATGACCCAGGGCGGACCCGGCACGGCCAGCTCCAACCTGCCGTTCTACATCTACCAGCGCGCGTTCCTCGGCTTCGACATCGGCCAGGCCGCGGCAATGGGTGTCGTGGTCGTCATCGGCACGATCGTCATCGCCACCTTCGCACTGCGCCTGATCTTCACATCGTTCACCGGCAAGGAGGAAGCGGCATGA
- a CDS encoding ABC transporter substrate-binding protein, which produces MPTARRSIRAAAAGAVALSVALTGCAGAGSIGTSGRTVTIAMVSNSQMQDAQQLASQFEAENPEIDLKFVTLSENQARAKITASTAMGGGEFDVVMISNYETPQWAEYGWLTNLSPYIEQTDGYDADDIIPSLREALSYEGDMYSVPFYGESSFLMYRKDLFEQAGITLSDPPTWTEVADAAAQLDGPDINGICLRGKPGWGELLAPLDTVINTFGGRWFDENWNAQLNSPEVREAVQFYVDLVREYGQPGAATSGFSECATQLAQGRVAMWYDSTSAVSTLEDPASSNVVGKIGYAAAPVQEKDPSGWLYTWSLGIPASSEHTEDAWKFISWMTDQQYLRTVGEQLGWERVPPGSRLSTYEIPEYAEAAAAYGPITLESIEGADQQNPTVDPVPYTGIQFVAIPEFQDLGTRVSQQISAAIAGRQSVEEALDQAQKYAEAVGATYREKDQ; this is translated from the coding sequence GTGCCTACAGCAAGAAGATCCATCCGCGCGGCCGCGGCAGGAGCCGTGGCTCTGAGCGTCGCACTGACCGGTTGTGCCGGTGCAGGATCGATCGGTACGTCCGGCCGCACCGTCACCATCGCGATGGTGTCGAACTCCCAGATGCAGGACGCACAGCAACTCGCGTCGCAGTTCGAGGCCGAGAATCCGGAGATCGACCTGAAGTTCGTCACCCTCTCCGAGAACCAGGCCCGCGCCAAGATCACCGCGTCCACGGCGATGGGCGGCGGCGAGTTCGACGTCGTGATGATCAGCAACTACGAGACTCCCCAGTGGGCGGAGTACGGCTGGCTCACGAACCTGTCGCCGTACATCGAGCAGACCGACGGCTACGACGCCGACGACATCATTCCCTCGCTGCGCGAAGCACTCTCGTACGAGGGCGACATGTACTCGGTGCCCTTCTACGGTGAATCGTCGTTCCTGATGTATCGCAAGGACCTGTTCGAGCAGGCCGGTATCACGCTGTCCGATCCGCCGACCTGGACCGAGGTCGCCGACGCCGCAGCGCAACTCGACGGTCCCGACATCAACGGCATCTGCCTGCGCGGCAAGCCCGGCTGGGGTGAGTTGCTCGCGCCGCTCGACACCGTCATCAACACCTTCGGTGGACGGTGGTTCGACGAGAACTGGAATGCGCAGCTGAACAGCCCCGAGGTGCGCGAGGCGGTGCAGTTCTACGTCGACCTCGTCCGCGAGTACGGTCAGCCCGGCGCCGCGACGAGCGGATTCAGCGAGTGTGCAACGCAACTCGCGCAGGGCCGGGTCGCCATGTGGTACGACTCCACCTCCGCCGTCTCGACCCTCGAGGATCCCGCGTCGAGCAACGTCGTCGGCAAGATCGGCTACGCGGCCGCCCCCGTCCAGGAGAAAGATCCCTCGGGCTGGCTCTACACGTGGTCGCTCGGCATCCCCGCGAGCAGCGAGCACACCGAGGACGCGTGGAAGTTCATCTCGTGGATGACCGACCAGCAGTACCTGCGCACCGTCGGCGAGCAGCTCGGCTGGGAGCGGGTGCCGCCGGGCAGCCGACTGTCGACCTACGAGATCCCCGAATACGCCGAGGCCGCCGCGGCCTACGGCCCGATCACCCTCGAATCCATCGAAGGAGCCGACCAGCAGAACCCCACGGTCGACCCCGTCCCGTACACGGGCATCCAGTTCGTGGCAATCCCCGAGTTCCAGGATCTCGGCACCCGGGTCAGCCAGCAGATCAGCGCCGCCATCGCCGGACGGCAGAGCGTCGAGGAAGCCCTCGACCAGGCACAGAAGTACGCCGAGGCCGTCGGCGCGACCTACCGGGAGAAGGACCAATGA
- a CDS encoding sugar-binding transcriptional regulator: MTAPGPTNIPDTESPVSTEDLRLAVRAATLYYLDGLTQAEVAQRLGVSRPTAGRLVARARAQGLVRIEVSVPPTWRDDLHAETERALEERYELVEAVVVGRRVDDAGPIEDSASFAALGRAAAGLLTRRLRPSDTLGFTWGPETVAVAQALPSGVASCETIVQLDGSISTSAYQTGTEFVLGRCAEQLRAQPLRLPTPLYADPSTVASMRADSLISRTLEVGRRAEVMIFGVGAVSTSTTLFEGSFLDTTMLHELDGLGAVGEIGGRFFRADGTAVHGELETRTMSVPLDDVRDCPATILVTGGQSKHRAVLGALRGGLANMLVCDIACAQYLLDHPDHALENGTPKDEAPPK; the protein is encoded by the coding sequence GTGACCGCCCCCGGCCCCACCAACATCCCGGATACGGAAAGCCCGGTATCCACCGAGGATCTCCGTCTCGCCGTACGGGCCGCGACGCTCTACTACCTCGACGGCCTCACGCAGGCGGAGGTGGCGCAGCGCCTCGGCGTCTCCCGCCCCACCGCCGGCCGGCTCGTCGCACGCGCTCGCGCTCAGGGTCTGGTGCGCATCGAGGTCAGCGTGCCGCCCACCTGGCGCGACGACCTGCACGCCGAGACCGAACGGGCACTCGAAGAGCGCTACGAGCTCGTCGAGGCCGTCGTGGTGGGTCGCCGGGTCGACGACGCCGGTCCGATCGAGGACTCCGCGAGCTTCGCCGCCCTCGGGCGCGCCGCCGCCGGTCTGCTCACCCGCCGACTCCGCCCCTCCGACACCCTCGGATTCACGTGGGGCCCCGAGACCGTCGCCGTGGCGCAGGCCCTCCCGTCGGGTGTCGCCAGTTGTGAGACGATCGTCCAGCTCGACGGATCCATCTCCACGAGCGCCTACCAGACCGGCACCGAGTTCGTCCTCGGCCGCTGCGCCGAACAACTTCGGGCGCAACCGCTCCGGCTTCCCACACCGCTCTACGCCGACCCGTCGACGGTCGCGTCGATGCGCGCCGACTCGTTGATCTCCCGCACACTCGAGGTGGGGCGCCGCGCCGAGGTGATGATCTTCGGTGTGGGCGCGGTGTCGACCTCGACCACCCTGTTCGAGGGCAGTTTCCTCGACACCACGATGCTCCACGAACTCGACGGCCTCGGCGCGGTCGGTGAGATCGGCGGCCGGTTCTTCCGCGCCGACGGCACCGCCGTGCACGGCGAACTCGAAACCCGCACCATGTCGGTACCTCTCGACGACGTCCGCGACTGTCCCGCCACGATTCTCGTCACCGGCGGACAGTCCAAGCACCGCGCTGTACTCGGTGCTCTCCGCGGCGGTCTCGCGAACATGCTCGTCTGCGACATCGCGTGCGCCCAGTACCTGCTCGACCATCCCGACCACGCCCTCGAGAACGGCACCCCGAAGGACGAGGCACCACCGAAATGA
- a CDS encoding NAD(P)-dependent alcohol dehydrogenase — protein MRAAVLLEPGRIEMQERPLPAPEPGDVLVRVTTVGVCGSDAHYYREGRIGEFVVTDPIVLGHEASGVVVAVGDGVPQSRIGERVSIEPQRPDPLTEETRRGDYNLCPHMRFYATPPVDGALCEYVTIGAAFAHPVPDTVSDDAAALCEPLSVGIAAVRKARVTAGSRVLVTGAGPVGIVVAQVARAFGAVEVVVTDLDERRRETALSFGASAALDPRVDDPSALRVDAYIDASGAPAAVDSGIRAVRPGGTVVLVGSGAETMTLPVQLVQNRELILTGVFRYANTWPTALALVESGRVDLDSMVTARFPLDKTADALESDRTPGNIKAVVDVTDPAGKD, from the coding sequence ATGCGTGCCGCCGTGCTTCTCGAACCGGGCCGCATCGAGATGCAGGAACGGCCTCTACCTGCACCGGAGCCCGGCGACGTCCTCGTCCGGGTGACCACCGTGGGAGTGTGCGGCTCGGACGCGCACTACTACCGCGAAGGGCGGATCGGCGAGTTCGTCGTGACCGATCCGATCGTGCTCGGCCACGAGGCGTCCGGAGTCGTGGTCGCGGTCGGGGACGGTGTTCCGCAGAGCCGGATCGGCGAGCGGGTCTCGATCGAGCCGCAGCGTCCCGACCCGCTCACCGAGGAGACGCGCCGCGGCGACTACAACCTGTGCCCGCACATGCGCTTCTACGCCACGCCGCCGGTCGACGGCGCGCTGTGCGAGTACGTCACCATCGGGGCGGCCTTCGCGCATCCCGTTCCGGACACCGTGTCCGACGATGCCGCCGCTCTGTGCGAGCCGCTGTCGGTCGGTATCGCGGCCGTCCGCAAGGCCCGCGTCACCGCCGGCTCCCGCGTCCTCGTCACCGGCGCCGGTCCCGTCGGCATCGTCGTCGCGCAGGTCGCGCGCGCGTTCGGTGCGGTCGAGGTCGTCGTCACCGACCTCGACGAACGGCGACGCGAGACCGCACTGTCGTTCGGGGCGAGCGCTGCGCTCGACCCCCGCGTCGACGACCCGTCGGCCCTGCGCGTCGACGCCTACATCGACGCGTCCGGCGCCCCCGCCGCCGTCGATTCGGGTATCCGCGCGGTCCGTCCCGGCGGCACCGTCGTCCTCGTCGGATCCGGCGCCGAGACGATGACCCTGCCGGTGCAGCTCGTCCAGAACCGCGAACTGATCCTGACCGGCGTGTTCCGCTACGCGAACACGTGGCCGACCGCGCTCGCACTCGTCGAATCGGGCCGGGTCGATCTCGACTCGATGGTCACCGCCCGGTTCCCCCTCGACAAGACCGCCGACGCGCTCGAATCCGATCGGACACCCGGAAACATCAAGGCCGTCGTGGACGTGACCGATCCGGCGGGAAAGGACTGA
- a CDS encoding mannitol dehydrogenase family protein: MHVNEQTLPELGVPVPSYRRDDVSVGIMHFGVGGFHRAHQAMYVDRLLEQGKAKEWGICGVGVLPGDRRMQEALAAQDHLYTLVLTHPDGTWEPRVIGSIVDYRYAPDDPEAVIELLAAPATRIISLTVTEGGYNIRHDTGEFDVDDPAVQHDLRSGEPPATVFGLVTEALARRRERGLRAPTVMSCDNIEGNGSVARRVFTEYARLLNPDLAEWISEHVRFPNSMVDRITPVTTDEVVSALSERFDVQDRWPVAAEPFTSWVLEEAFADGRPPFEDAGVQIVDDVAPYELMKLRLLNAGHQGLCYFAYLMGYRLVHEAAQDPLLAGFVRAYMDTEATPTLKPVPGIDLDEYKTTLIERFANPEIRDTIARLCAESSDRIPKWLVPVIRENLATGGHVQLSAAIVASWARYAEGVDEQGQPIEVVDRLADTLVPIARRQLTHPTAFIENTEVFGDLAQNHRFVDAYTWALNALHNDGARATLKELPGEPE, from the coding sequence ATGCACGTGAACGAGCAGACGCTCCCCGAGCTGGGCGTGCCCGTCCCGAGCTACCGGCGCGACGACGTCTCCGTCGGCATCATGCACTTCGGTGTGGGCGGATTCCACCGCGCGCACCAGGCGATGTACGTCGACCGGCTCCTCGAACAGGGGAAGGCGAAGGAATGGGGTATCTGCGGCGTCGGGGTGCTCCCCGGTGATCGCCGCATGCAGGAGGCACTCGCCGCGCAGGACCACCTGTACACGCTGGTGCTCACCCATCCCGACGGCACGTGGGAGCCGCGGGTGATCGGCTCGATCGTCGACTATCGTTACGCCCCCGACGATCCCGAGGCGGTCATCGAGCTCCTCGCGGCCCCGGCCACCCGGATCATCTCGCTGACCGTCACCGAGGGCGGTTACAACATCCGTCACGACACCGGCGAGTTCGACGTCGACGATCCGGCCGTGCAACACGATCTGCGGTCCGGTGAACCCCCGGCCACCGTCTTCGGTCTCGTCACCGAGGCTCTCGCCCGGCGTCGGGAGCGGGGACTGCGCGCCCCGACGGTGATGTCGTGCGACAACATCGAGGGCAACGGAAGCGTCGCGCGCCGCGTCTTCACCGAATACGCGCGCCTTCTGAATCCGGATCTCGCGGAGTGGATCTCCGAGCACGTCCGCTTCCCGAACTCGATGGTCGACCGGATCACCCCGGTGACCACCGACGAGGTGGTCTCGGCGTTGTCCGAACGCTTCGACGTGCAGGACCGCTGGCCGGTCGCCGCCGAGCCCTTCACCTCGTGGGTCCTCGAGGAGGCCTTCGCCGACGGGCGCCCGCCCTTCGAGGATGCGGGAGTGCAGATCGTCGACGACGTCGCTCCCTACGAGCTGATGAAGTTGCGTCTGCTCAACGCGGGTCACCAGGGGCTCTGCTATTTCGCGTATCTCATGGGATACCGGCTCGTCCACGAGGCCGCGCAAGATCCGCTCCTCGCCGGATTCGTCCGTGCCTACATGGACACCGAAGCGACACCGACCCTGAAACCGGTGCCGGGCATCGATCTCGACGAGTACAAGACCACCCTCATCGAGAGGTTCGCGAACCCCGAGATCCGGGACACGATCGCCCGCTTGTGCGCCGAGTCGTCCGATCGCATCCCGAAGTGGCTGGTGCCGGTGATCCGGGAGAACCTGGCCACCGGTGGTCACGTGCAGTTGTCCGCGGCGATCGTCGCCTCGTGGGCGCGCTACGCCGAAGGCGTCGACGAGCAGGGGCAACCGATCGAGGTGGTCGACCGACTCGCCGACACGCTCGTCCCGATCGCGCGACGACAACTCACGCATCCCACCGCCTTCATCGAGAACACCGAGGTCTTCGGTGATCTCGCGCAGAACCACCGCTTCGTCGACGCCTACACCTGGGCGCTCAACGCCCTGCACAACGACGGCGCCCGCGCCACCCTGAAGGAACTTCCGGGAGAGCCGGAATGA
- a CDS encoding carbohydrate kinase family protein translates to MNGHALVVGEALVDIVHRGGAEPVEHVGGSPLNVALGLGRLDRPVQFTTRVGTDARGRRIVDHLAASGVSLTPGSAAAERTATAQAEIDEKGSAKYEFDIVWDPVEPPPSVDAVLVHTGSIATVLEPGCDLVAELVAQQAGTSTVSFDPNVRPALIDDPARGRERIERLVSLADVVKASDEDLTWFAPDRDPLDTARDWLSRGPAIVAVTRGEHGAVALCAAGTVEVPAVRVEVVDTVGAGDAFTAGLLDGLWTCGLLGADNRERLRGIGIDDLRDVLATAAWTSGLTVARAGADLPTLADRTAAREAAR, encoded by the coding sequence ATGAACGGCCACGCGCTCGTCGTCGGAGAAGCCCTCGTCGACATCGTCCACCGCGGCGGTGCCGAACCCGTCGAGCATGTGGGCGGGAGCCCGCTCAACGTCGCACTGGGTCTGGGGCGGCTCGACCGGCCCGTGCAGTTCACGACACGCGTCGGCACCGACGCTCGCGGACGGCGGATCGTCGACCATCTCGCCGCCTCCGGCGTGTCGTTGACACCGGGCAGCGCGGCAGCCGAGCGCACAGCGACCGCGCAGGCGGAGATCGACGAGAAGGGTTCCGCGAAGTACGAATTCGATATCGTCTGGGATCCGGTCGAGCCACCACCGTCGGTGGACGCCGTGCTCGTGCACACCGGATCCATCGCGACGGTGCTCGAACCCGGCTGTGATCTCGTCGCCGAACTCGTCGCGCAGCAGGCGGGAACGTCCACGGTGAGCTTCGACCCGAACGTCCGCCCTGCGCTGATCGACGACCCCGCACGCGGGCGGGAACGGATCGAACGCCTCGTCTCGCTCGCCGATGTGGTCAAGGCCAGCGACGAGGACCTGACGTGGTTCGCGCCCGACCGCGATCCCCTCGACACCGCACGGGACTGGCTCTCGCGAGGGCCGGCGATCGTCGCGGTGACCCGCGGAGAACACGGTGCGGTGGCGCTGTGTGCGGCCGGAACCGTCGAGGTGCCCGCCGTGCGGGTCGAGGTGGTCGACACGGTCGGCGCCGGCGACGCCTTCACCGCCGGTCTGCTCGACGGATTGTGGACCTGCGGGCTCCTCGGCGCCGATAATCGGGAACGGCTGCGCGGCATCGGGATCGACGACCTGCGCGATGTGCTCGCCACCGCCGCGTGGACCTCTGGTCTGACCGTCGCGCGCGCCGGCGCCGACCTGCCCACGCTGGCCGACCGTACCGCGGCCCGGGAGGCGGCACGATGA
- a CDS encoding xylulokinase, which translates to MTLVAGIDSSTQSCKVVVCDADTGAVVREGRAPHPPGTAVDPLEWRAAFDRACSEAGGLDDVAAISVGAQQHGMVCLDDRGDVVRDALLWNDTRSAAAAADLVDEAGGSAAWAEAVGVVPLAAITVAKARWLADHEPGNADRTAALCLPHDWLTWTMRTDRDLDRLATDRSDASGTGYFDASTDTYRRDLLELALRRPSPILPRVAGPAESIGETVAGALLGPGAGDNAASALALDVREGDVVVSIGTSGVVCAVSTTPPRDANGYVAGFADATGRHLPLVCTLNGARVLDATATMLGVDHTELTRLALSAPAGSGGLVLVPYLEGERTPNRPGATGALHGLRLGTATPAHLARAAFEGLLCSLADGIDHIRAQGTEVRRVLLVGGGARSQAVCELAPAVLGMPVDVPEPGEYVARGAARQAAWVLRGGDEPPTWEPEPSRHYEADPAPHVRERYAEVRDLTDR; encoded by the coding sequence ATGACGCTCGTCGCCGGGATCGATTCGTCCACCCAGTCGTGCAAGGTCGTCGTGTGCGACGCCGACACCGGAGCCGTCGTGCGCGAAGGTCGTGCTCCGCATCCACCCGGCACCGCAGTGGACCCGCTGGAGTGGCGCGCCGCCTTCGATCGGGCGTGTTCCGAAGCGGGCGGACTCGACGACGTCGCGGCGATCTCGGTGGGAGCGCAGCAGCACGGCATGGTGTGCCTCGACGATCGCGGCGACGTGGTCCGCGACGCGCTGCTGTGGAACGACACGAGATCCGCAGCGGCAGCAGCCGATCTCGTCGACGAGGCCGGTGGCTCGGCCGCGTGGGCCGAGGCCGTGGGGGTGGTCCCGCTCGCGGCGATCACCGTCGCGAAGGCCCGCTGGCTCGCCGACCACGAACCCGGCAACGCCGACCGCACCGCGGCGCTGTGCCTGCCGCACGACTGGCTGACGTGGACGATGCGCACCGACCGCGACCTCGATCGGCTCGCCACCGATCGCAGCGACGCGAGCGGCACCGGCTACTTCGACGCATCCACCGACACCTACCGTCGGGACCTGCTCGAACTGGCCCTGCGCCGGCCGAGCCCGATCCTTCCGCGGGTCGCCGGGCCGGCCGAGAGCATCGGTGAGACGGTCGCCGGCGCCCTGCTCGGTCCGGGGGCCGGCGACAATGCGGCGAGCGCGCTGGCCCTCGACGTCCGCGAAGGCGATGTGGTCGTCTCGATCGGCACGTCGGGCGTGGTGTGCGCCGTATCCACGACACCGCCCCGCGACGCGAACGGTTACGTCGCGGGATTCGCCGACGCGACCGGCCGGCACCTGCCGCTGGTGTGCACGCTCAACGGGGCCCGGGTACTGGACGCCACCGCGACGATGCTCGGCGTCGACCACACCGAACTCACGCGGCTCGCACTCTCGGCGCCGGCCGGCAGCGGCGGACTCGTGCTGGTCCCGTATCTGGAAGGGGAACGCACCCCGAACCGTCCCGGCGCGACGGGCGCCCTGCACGGGCTGCGGCTCGGAACGGCGACGCCCGCCCATCTCGCCCGCGCGGCGTTCGAGGGCCTGCTGTGCTCGCTGGCCGACGGCATCGACCACATCCGGGCGCAGGGCACCGAGGTCCGACGGGTGCTGCTCGTCGGCGGTGGAGCGCGCTCGCAGGCGGTGTGCGAGCTGGCGCCGGCGGTGCTGGGCATGCCCGTCGACGTTCCCGAACCAGGGGAGTACGTGGCGCGGGGCGCGGCCCGGCAGGCGGCGTGGGTGCTGCGCGGAGGCGACGAGCCTCCCACCTGGGAACCCGAACCGAGCCGCCACTACGAGGCCGACCCGGCCCCGCACGTGCGGGAGCGTTACGCGGAGGTGCGGGACCTGACCGACCGCTGA